The Corvus cornix cornix isolate S_Up_H32 chromosome 15, ASM73873v5, whole genome shotgun sequence genome includes the window TTCCTGAGCGTTCACTCCCTCAGGGCCACGTGGTGCCACAAAATTCCTGATAATGCTTGTCTCTCCTTGAACTTGTCCCAAGTTTTGGACACACTGAAATTTCTGTAAATTACTGTTATCTTGGCATCATCAGgcattcagcctggagaaggctccagagagagctcagagccccttccagggcctaaaggggctccagcagagctggagaggggctggggacaagggctggagggacaggacacagggaatggcttcccagtgccagagggcagggataggtgggatattgggaaggaatttttccctgggagggtggggaggccctggcacagggtgcccagagaagctggggctgcccctggatccctggcagtgtccaaggtcaggttggatggggcttggagcagcctgggacagtggaaggtgtccctgcccatggcagggagggggacTGGATGGgtttcaaggtcccttccaacccaaaccattctgggattctacaaTTAAGAGACATACTCAGCACTAATTGTGTGAGTGCAGCTCCCATCTGGAGCCGTGGAATTTTCACCCGGCCTTTGGGCAGGATGAGTGAGGCACCTTTGTGTTTTAGCAATTACTCCCTTGAGCTCCTCATTGGTTCATGCTGTGTTAGGGCTGTGTTGATTCTCTTGCTTATCACGTTCAGGATGTTTTGAGGGAAAGGTCTGGGAGTGGAGGACTGGGACAGGAGCAGGTTGAAGGAATGCTGGAGCCTGCAGCTGGCACCACTTCAGCAGAAGTACCCGACACCTCTGTGGTGCCTTTCATTGCAGGATCTGATTAAACCTCACCGCTCTGAGAGGCAGGCGAGCATTTGAAACCATTTTATAGTTGAGTGATTTGCAGGGAATGAATAGTCTGTTGTCATGCAGGAGTAAGCAGGAGTTCTGGAAAGGGAACCTGGCCAGCACCGAGCCCCATCCCTTTGCTTCAGCAGGGAGAATGTGCCCAGCCTTTCACTAGGATTGAAAACATTTGCTGTCACAGGCAAACGGGGCTTTCAAAAATCCAAAATCACATTTCAGCTGCCTGTTTCTCAGGCAAATTCAATGGAATTTTCTCATCTAGAATTTTGTAAGAAATTCCTTCAGTGTGATGCGTTTTTGGCACAGTGTTCAGCAGTTAGGGTGTAGAGCTGCAGTTCTGGGGTTTCTCCCTGCTCGTCCCTGATTCTGTGGTCTCTGGAGCTCTCCCAGGGTATGAGAACCTCAGGCTGTCCCTGTGTCTGGTTACTCATTCCTGCTCCTGAGCTGAGCTGTTCTGGTGCCAAGCTGGGAACTGGGGACTTGTGGGGAGATTTTTCTGTTAAACTTTTAGGTAGATTAATTCACCTCCTGGTGAATGGATCAATGGGGTGCCTGGtgtggcagggacaggagtGTGGGAATAGATGGCTCCCCAGAAGCTCTTCCAAGCAGAGTTGCTGCCTTCTATGAAATAAATTCCTTAATACACCTTTGAGAGGTGTTTTTACAGGTGTCATTATAATGCTGGAGTTGCTGCAGAGCAAGATATGGATTatccttcaatttttttttttttttttttttttttttttttttttttttttttttggtaggatCATTTTATCACTCCCTCTGtctttggaaaaattatttacaataaCTTCCTGTTCGACATCCCCAAGATTCTGGATCTCTGTGTCctttttgggaaaggaaatggcCTCCTGCTCCAGAAGATGATTGGTCAGTAAAAGCCAAGGAACAACTTGCTACATTTAGACTTTTGCTTGTATGACAAGTGACTTAGTGGGGTTTATATCAGTGgaactgctttgaaaattaattgCTGTAGCAACTAAGATCTGTCATTTCTAGATCACAttgggcttttcttttcctgtgtgcatTTTGTTTGTGCTAAGGAAAGCTTCGTGTCCTGCTTTGCTGCCCTGAGCCGGGCTCACGTTGTTAGACATAAACCCAGGCTCAGTTGTTTTCCGTGCCAATGAAATGTGTCCCTTATAAGAGGAGTGTGGGGGCTCTGTAAAATCCTGGTAGAGATGGGAAAGGGGGAGGAGGGTTGGGAGATGGGGCACAGTCCAGCTGGGAGTGCTGttgctcccagagctgggagctgagtgAGACATTCGGTGTGAGGTAATCGCTGCTCTGGGAAGTGCGAGAACCTGAAACTTCAGTGCAGACATTGATGTATACAGAGCTTGCAAACCACAAACACTTCAGAGCCTTGCTCAAGCTGTGCTTATCCCTGGATTTCTGTGTCTGTACACACACTCTTAGTGGCGAGTACACAGGGAGGGGCGTTCCAGCCATGGATGCTGAGGAGTGAAGATGCAGCATATTGATTTAGCTTCTCTATTTATTCTGTGCTCCCTTCACAATCCTGTGATCTTTAACATCACCTGAGCACCTGAGTGGAAGAGCATCTAGCCTTGGATTAAGTGAGCTCTTCCTGAATTCTAACCCACTTTGTCTGCAGCTCATGGGAtgaagcttttctgtttctttggtttttgtttctgttttctttttggttttctatttttgtcGCATTTCCAAGTTCACTGACATGAGAAGTGTTAGAGATCATGTGATGCAGACAGCTTTGCAGTCAGAAAATCTTAGCTAaacctttgcatttttaatctttttatcctttttcagTAGCTTCTACTCTAAGTTCCTCTGTTGAGCCTCAGAGGTGGAAAGCAGTCATGGCAAGATAGATACTTCCCTTTCAGATGTGAAGCTTAGATTATCTAGGtcttaaaatattccaaaaaaaAGACCTAAGTAATAAAACCTCCTTTGAATTACACTCTGGAGTGCCACACAAATCATGCTGCATGCAGGTGACCAAGGATTTGCTCACCTGATTATTTCATTATGTCGTGACAGTAATGGCATGAGCAGTTCTGGTGTGTAATTCATAACTTCATAAACTTGAGATTCTTCTCAGGGTAtaaatttttctgaaacttgTCTCATAACTCTTACCTGAGTTCTGTCCTTGCTGGAGAACTCCTAATTTTCATCATCTGAATTCCCAAGAAAATAGGAGCCTCGGTGCTTACTTGGTGAGGATTTATGGTGTGGCATTACTCAGTGGAGTATTTTGTAAAGATGAAGGAGTCCTAGTAACATAATAGCAGGTGTTACTAAAGCCTCATTACCTTTAAGAAATATTCTGCACATCTCCTGGTGTGTGCTGAACTGTTATCAGTAATTAAAAGTCAACTCCAGTTGTCAAATAAAGGAACTGGGGATGTTCAGTGATAGTATTTGCATTATTCATTGATTCAGCCCCTGGAGCATGAATCATCTGACATCTCGTTTGCTCTCCTCTCTTGAGCATATTCCCATTGCTGGATCTCCAGTGGCACTGGAGAGCTGATGGATCAGCTTTTTGGGAGCACGGCCTGTGCATGAGCTGAGGAGTGAGGGTGGGCTGTGTCCCACGCAGTCAGTAGGTGTGTCTGGGGGGTGTCAGGAATAACACAAGCACAGTGTAACAAGTACCATTTTCTGGTGCAAATTTGCTTGTTGGCATCAATATCTGAACTGATGGAAATGCTTCCCCTTTTCAGGAAATATCTTCACTCAGCAGCCCAGTTACTTCAGTGACCTTGATGAAACTCTGCCCACTGTCCTCCAGGTACTGCTTTCCTTCTGGGACTTCATCTGGAAAGGTGCCATAGCttggagagaggaaagggagcATTGTAGGCAGGCAGAATGTAATTCATGAagtcatggaatatcctgagttggaagggacccacaaggatcatcgagttcaacccctggccctgcacaggcacccCAACAAATCCCACtcattgtccaaacactccttgagctCTGACCAGTCTCCAGGGGAAGAACTTTccctaatatccagcctaaacctcccctgacttAGCTCTTGCTCCCTTTCCCTAGTTTATGTTAATGTGTGTCAGGGAGGTTTTGaacctttatttaaaattaatacttgAGGACTCTTCCCTCCCACCTTCCTTCAGCTTCTGGCCTTCTCTGCAGTGTCCCTCTGCTGGCTCCTGTCTGTTAACACTGCCCTGTTCTCCTGATTTAGGTGTTCAACAATATTTTGCACAAGTGTGGTTTGCAATCTGAAGGAGCCTCTGCTGAGCCCCAGAAACTGGAAGAGAAAGTCAGTGTGACTCCAGGGAACATGCCCCTCCAGGTGGGACTGAACTCTCTGTACTCCTGCACACTGAACAGACCACCCAAGGTCATTCTGTTCCCAAAATCTCCTCCAGCTCGTGGTTCTGGGCCATTGTTGCACTCTTTGTCCTGGGACATGGTGATAAAACCTTCCCACCATGAGCTGATTCATTTCAACCGTATCCTTTGTAATGTGGATAGTTTTAAACCTGGCAACTTTTTTGCTTAACCAGCTTATAAATAATGTAACAGAATATCTCACAGAAGTCTCCACCTAACCCTGGCAGTGATAAgagctgttttggttttttcttcagaaatgagTGTTTTAACAACAATGTAATTTAACTGTAGTTAATTAAGAGGGCTTTTATGTGCTGGAGGCTGTACAAAGAGAGTGAACATGGTCCTCTACAAAACCTTAGTCATTCCCTTTGTGTGGGGAAACAAACTATCAGTTCAAACTATCATTTAGTGTGTCATTCCGTGTTTCAGCTGCCTTGGAAATGCAGCTTGCACTGGACCAGACTGCTGAAAACATCCCTTTGATTCCCGTGTTTCTGCCATGCAGTGCTTCATGGAAAAATGCTGCATGGGGAAGAATTCCGTATGTGGAGGGTGTATTGAGGGCAAAGCCACTGTCCAGAACAGGATCTGATGAGGATTCTTATAATCTCACAGGATCtttaatgaaagcaaacagTTGGGATTGCATTAGAGATCTTTAAAGGATAGGAGCTCTAGTTGTGTCTACCCCCAGACCTGTAAGAGGTTTATGGTTGATACAGACTCTGTGCAGTCAGGAGAAGGCCTGGCCCAATATTCTGTGTCCCTGTTGGGGAGTTACACTGTGTTCCTGGGAAAACTTGCCTGGCTCTTCCCTCAGTAGCTGGTCTTTCCCTTTCAGGAGCTGAAGGACATTGTGCTGTATTTATGTGACACCTGCACAACTCTCTGGGCCTTTCTTGATGTCTTTCCCTTGGCTTGCCAGACCTTCCAAAAACACGAGTTTTGTTACAGGTATGTCTTGGAGTGCAAACAGAGCTTGTCCTGGCCatgtaaaaatactgaatgtgctgctgtgtcctgtcccATTGTTAAATGAGGAGACAGATTTcatgcagaggctgctgggttCTCTCTGACAGAAATGCAGCATAATAAATACATGGATATAGGGATGTATAGATTTTCTGTTCTATGTATGTCATTATCTAGGAGTGATCCTAGGGCCAGGCATCCATGACAATTTCAAAAATCAGCTGAACCGTGCTTGGTGTGCTCTGGGAAGGGTGGAGAGGGATGAGCTATGGACAAAAAGAGCTTCCTGCTGTAGGACCCAAAGCAAGGGAAGCAgaagtatttcagagaaatagTTCTTCAAGATCTGAAAACAAATGTCTTTGATGTTATGCCCAAGTTTTATGCTAGAGAATATCAGTGGGGTTTGGCAAAAGCTTTGTGTCTGGGAAAGGGTGACAAGGcatgagaggaaacagcctcaagctgcgccaggggaggttcaggttggacattgggaacatttcttcatgggcagggctgtccagccctggcacagctgcccagggcagtgctggagtccccatccccagAGGGATTTaacagccctgtggatgtggcactgggggacaGGGTCAGTGGTgaccctggcagtgctggggaatggttggGCTCGATGTTCTCAGGGGGCCTTTCCAACCtgaaggattctgtgattctgtgagtctgttGGCTCTTTGCAGGCTGCAGATCTGTGTTGGGGCTGTTTCTGGGTTGGGCAGATGGTTCTGATCAGCACCAGGAtgcttttgaaatgcatttctttcctaCCTCTTCAAAGACCTCTCTGTGATTTCCTTAGAGTGCTGCTCTTCGTCTGTGGTGTGTTTGCTTGTGTTCTGGGGGGAAAATACCAAAATCAGGTGATGCTCATGAGTACTGCTGGTGAGGAGGGTTTAATGAAATCAGACATTTGTTCTGCCTTTTAGCAAATGGTTTTTGGAGCCTCAGCTGACAGGTACAGGTTTGTTCCCCCTTTGTACAGATTAGCTTCATTTTATGAACTGGCAATTCCTGAGCTGGAATCTGCAATCAAGAAGAGGCATTATGAAGATAACAGGTGAGAATTCCTGCAAAGGCTTGCCTTGGATTTTCAGTGAGATTTCCCAGGGCTTAGTTAAAAATTCACTTCATGCTGCTTTAcccatccctgcagagcctggctttttttgtgctgcttcaaAGAGCTCTGAAGAGATGACTTCTGTAATTCCAAATTTTCCTGGGCAGTGGGGTGACTAATCATTTTTAGTGCTGTGCAAGAAGGAATTTGATGGGAGGTGCATTCAAATTGTAACAAAGTGTGAGAACATGAATGATATCTCTGTGAAGCTCAGTCTCGCTGTAAGGCGCAGGCTGTGCTGCTACAGTGGGGGTCGCATGTGTGGAGCTGCCAGGACAATTGGGGTTGAAACCAGCTTGATTTGGAGCATGGATTTTCTTTAATGACCATGAAATGAGTCTAATATCTGGTCTTTGCAGCAAGGAAATTATTCTGCTAAGGAAATTCTTTTTCTAGAGGGTTAACTCTGGCATAAAGGTGTGTTACAGATTCTTGTGCTGACACCAACAGTGTCTTTTGCTCTCTCTGAAGTGTTTTTGCTGATTTGTGGAGGAGGATTTCACACTCCAGAAAGAAGATGATAGAAGTTTTTCACACCCTAATAAACCAAGTGTGTCTGCAGCCCATCCTAGAGAGCAGGTATTGGCACTTGGCTCTGTGCTACTCGCCAGTTACGTGATTGCTGTGTGGGAgaaattttctcatttacaaatttacaggagaaaatgaacagaaactgctttttgtGTTGGGATTGTAGCCAAAGACTTGCCTAAGGTCAAATTCTGTTGTCCTGTGTATCAGGAATGTTCCAGATGGAGCTGTTTGGTCCAGAATTTCTGCAGTGAGCTGTGGTCCAACAAGCTTTCTGACCACAGCGTGTGGTCATGCAAACTTCCATCATGTGTAACACCTTGAGACCTAATTGTGaccttccaggacctgaagggcCCAACAAgacagatggagagagactgtttacaagggcttggagtgacagaacaagggggaatggcttcccacagacagagggcagggttagatgggatattgggaaggaattgttccctgggagggtgggtgaagccctggcacagggtccCCAGCGGAGCTGGGCATctctggcagtgcccaaggccaggttggacggggcttggagcaacctgggatagtgaaaggtgtccctggccatggcagggggtggcactggattgtcttaaggtcccttcccacctaaAGGTGCTGCCTTGGAGAGAGGTTTGGAGTCTCCTCAGCATCCAGGGGTTTGGGCACTGAGGCTGCAATGGGAGTTTGCTTGGCAGGTGTTCTTGCACAGGTGAGCACAAACTTTCTGGAAGGTTCACAGGTGTAATCCCAAGACATCATAAAGGCACAGTTACAAAAGCTCTACACGTCCTTTTTTGCAAGTCTGAAGCATCAAACTATTTGTAAAGTCTCTCTGAAGACTTGTAATTCTGAGTGTGATACAGCTTTGGATCTGACTGCTGGAATCTTCGCTGAAGCCTTAAAAACCACTTGTTTCCATTTGACTCTTTGCTCCTGTGAAAGCCAAAAAGTGgcctgaaatgttttcaaatggGGTTTTCCCTTGGTGTGTTAATGTGAGTCGTTTGGCTGGTGGGGCAGAAGTGGGCAGACTTATCTCTGAGTGTTCactctgctgtgtttcctgcagctgtgagaATATTCAGCCATTTATTGAGGAATTTCTGCAGATCTTCACCTCGGTGCTTCAGGAAAGGAGGTGAGTCTGACTGGCAAGAGGCCCAAGGGGGGTCTTGGCTCCTTCCTCTGGCATTCTTCACAGCAGAATTCCCTGAGGCAGCATTATGAGGCATTTGGGAGTCAGAAATCGTTGTAAGTAGTTGGGAGAAGTGCAGGGAGAGGATTTcagcctgcagcacagaccCTGGCACTGAGAAATGCTGTTCTTCACTCCCTTTAATCCAGCTCCTCAAAGAAGAGAAGAGCAATTTAGCCATTAGCTCCCTTGACAAGTTAGCCTGTTATGACTGATCTGtgctttccagctgggctgaccagaccagaaaaatattaaacactCATGCTGGAGATGCAAAGGAAGTGGCAGAACTGGGAATTCCATCTTGTCCTCCTGCCCATGCTGGCATTCTGAGCACGTTCACGTGGTAAAGCAGATTTTCCCTGTAATGCAGCACTGGGTTCCAGCCCTCACACCTGAGGAGTGTTGCTGTGGTGTAGTGGGACCAAAATCAGGCATGGCTGGAATCCAGCATTGGGTGAGAGGTTCTCTGTTCCTACCTGAGCACTGAGGCAGTCAGAGAGGCACAGCAGTGGTAATTAATTGAGCTCAACTGATTAAACTTGCTCCTGTGTTTTCAGATTTCTCCGTGACTACGACGAGCTGTTCCCAGTTGAGGATGATGtgagcctgctccagcaggcaTCCTCTGCACTGTATCCTTTGGCTCTGCACACCAAGCTGCTCTTGGATTCCTTCACACCAGTGACTTTTCTGCCTCTGGTCAAGCTGCATGACTGGCAAGGAGTACTGGAAAGTTTTCCCTTAATAGAAAAGAAGGGAGATGGGGGAgttgttgcccagagaagctgtggctgccccatccctggcagtgtccaaggccaggctggacagggcttggagcaacctggtttaatggaaggtgtccttgcccatggcgggggggtgggatgagatgatctttaaggtcccttcccacccaaaccattccatggttctgtgagtGTTGATGTAGGCACAAGTTTGGAAGTCGCTGACAATCCCATAGTTGGGTGATCCCTGAACAGGTGCATTCAGGAATGTCCTTAATGCCATGCTCTTAGAGATGAGACCAGGACAGCCTATATCCTCCAAGCAGTGGAAAGTGCCTGGGAAGGGGtagacaggaaaaaaggacaagCTGGTAAAGATCCAGCAGCATCCAATGGAGCTTCAGCAATAGTGGAGAGCACCCCTGAGGACGGAGAGGATCCGGGGGCTGCGTGTGCCCTGGAGGATGAGGTGGGTACAGCTCTGTGgtgctctgctcttcctggggGCTCTGCTCTTCCAGGCCTTCTTTTATCTGTGAGGACAGGCTTGATTTGCTCAGTTTTGGGGACAACATGAGATTTGGTGTCATTTCTGACCTTTGCTGGATCTCCATGCAGCCTTGGGAAATGAGAACTGAAGCTACACCGGAATCCTGAGTTATCTCTGAGCAAATTGCTTCCAACTCCCATGGCTTGGGTTTTCCCTTGCTGGGGATTATTCAAATACTCTGCTTCATCCCTGCAGTTCGTGTGcatatttttgaaatgcagagCTCGCCTATTATTTGAGGAAGGGATTCTCCAGAGTGTCCTTGCTGCCTCAGGGACTGGCAAAAGTAGCTGTGTGCCCAAATCTGTGTTGGAAACCTTGTGTAGTTTAAACAGCTGGTTTCTCTTTTGGCTCCACTCTTGGACTTCTGTGTTTAAACTCTGACAACCCAGAGTGCTGCTTTCCCCTGTATTTCTGTGCACACTGCCTGCCCTCAGCTCTGTCCCTCCCCAGTACCCACCAGTTGTGTTTGGTGTCCGCAGTGTGCCGGCGCTGCGGCCGCGCCCGTCGCCCGCGTGTCTGGCGTGGAGCTGGACTCACTGATCTCCCAAGTGAAGGATCTGCTGCCAGACCTTGGTGAGGGATTCATCCTGGCCTGCCTGGAGGAGTATGGATATGACACAGAGCAAGTGATCAACAACATCCTGGAAGATAAGCTGGTGCCATACCTGGATAAGCTGGACCGAAGGATGCAAAGGTGTGAGACAACGTCTGGTTGTTTCTGTCTCACTTAATTGTTCTCACTGAAGCCTCAACACTTGTGGAGCTCtaagaatttgcatttttgggGTAGAGAATTGCAGTGAGAGCTTCTCATTGTCATCTGTCATCAGTTTTCTGCCCTCATCGTGTCCCTGCATAGGAGTGGGACCTTCCGTGTTCCGTGTTGGAGTAGAGCGGGTGCTGGGTTGTGTTTTGTGACAGGGGACAAAACCACTTGTACATGAAATGCTCAAATAGAATTGGAATAGAACAGAATGCTGGGTAATAGAATATGTTGCCTTCAAAAGttattttgctgcagtttggTGTCACAGGTGTGAAAATCCCAGCAGTCCTGCAGAAAAGGGCATCTTCAGAGGCCCCAATTCAGCTGGAATTCAACCCACAGGGTCAAATATGGTTATTTAACAGGCTGCTGTTTTGTGAGTGAAGTTAGGCTAGAGAGAGGTTGGAACTGGCAATTCAGCTCCATTTTTATGTTCCTTCTGACAAACTTGCCAGGTTTGTCCTGCTTCCCTGGgttggacaagggatggagggtTTATGGCTGGTGGTGGGATTGAGTTGTTGGAGTTTGCCTGCAGCTGtgagtgtgtgtttgtgctgcaCCAGCAGTTCCTGACAGAGCATCAGGATGTGAATGTGCTGTTTGTTCACATTTCATGGAGTTATGGGCAGGCTGTCTCACTGTTGCATTACAGGAAAGCATCTTTATCGGAAAAATGATGTAAAAGATCTTAGTTTTGCAACAATCTTTGTGTTCCCGCAGTCAGATCTGCTGACTTTGGCACAACTGGTGCAGGATGGGCTTTAGGAAGGAttgttttttctgcaaagcCAGCAGTTCCCCAAGATAgagctgttttggttttttttcccagccttttgCATCTTGAAACAAAGCTGCTGGTTTGATAGGAAATGTCGAATTCTGACCCCTGCTGATTTATaggggagcacagcagcatttgcagctgcccagctgagctgcctgcaCCACCAAAATGAATGTCAGAAGTACAGTCTTTTGACTTATAAGTTGAACAAACATAAACCTGGAACCCTGAGAAAGATTTAACAAGGGAGATAAATATCTTGAAATCAGCAGCAACAAATTATTGGAATTTTTTCCAGCGTGTAATTCATCACACTTAGTGTTTGTCTTCCCTGAGTCACTGTGTTGAGACCAGGCAGTCTGTTGAATATTCTGTTGTGCTGCATGGTTTGATAGACTCTGAAATGAACAGAAGAAT containing:
- the ASCC2 gene encoding activating signal cointegrator 1 complex subunit 2 isoform X1: MPALPLDELQLTERDPKTGKLRTLPALRPEIKADRSFVLYKPPPAIRDPALVEEFLERAKFIADDLNWLLALPHDKFWCQVIFDETLQKCLDSYLRSAPRKFDALWDCHPEVNELQKCLHRSVFLTFLRMSTHKESKDHFITPSVFGKIIYNNFLFDIPKILDLCVLFGKGNGLLLQKMIGNIFTQQPSYFSDLDETLPTVLQVFNNILHKCGLQSEGASAEPQKLEEKVSVTPGNMPLQELKDIVLYLCDTCTTLWAFLDVFPLACQTFQKHEFCYRLASFYELAIPELESAIKKRHYEDNSVFADLWRRISHSRKKMIEVFHTLINQVCLQPILESSCENIQPFIEEFLQIFTSVLQERRFLRDYDELFPVEDDVSLLQQASSALDETRTAYILQAVESAWEGVDRKKGQAGKDPAASNGASAIVESTPEDGEDPGAACALEDECAGAAAAPVARVSGVELDSLISQVKDLLPDLGEGFILACLEEYGYDTEQVINNILEDKLVPYLDKLDRRMQRQLKPDPTPLVSSRYNVFQNDEFDVFSRDAVDVSRIQKGKRREKDTTRSLVNDKRLVTEQRERYSQYSVVVEELPLEPGAAQPYEDYEDEYDDTYDGNQVGANDADSDDELISRRPFTIPQVLRPKGQEEGQETEEEDEEEEEEAEKERTKDHFVQDPAVLRERAEARRQAFLARKGHKHDSSAVVGNAKGHGQNRETVQEQRKKEANKSTRANHNRRAMADRKRSKGMIPS
- the ASCC2 gene encoding activating signal cointegrator 1 complex subunit 2 isoform X2 — encoded protein: MPPSECLPHFPQDVHPQGVQRNIFTQQPSYFSDLDETLPTVLQVFNNILHKCGLQSEGASAEPQKLEEKVSVTPGNMPLQELKDIVLYLCDTCTTLWAFLDVFPLACQTFQKHEFCYRLASFYELAIPELESAIKKRHYEDNSVFADLWRRISHSRKKMIEVFHTLINQVCLQPILESSCENIQPFIEEFLQIFTSVLQERRFLRDYDELFPVEDDVSLLQQASSALDETRTAYILQAVESAWEGVDRKKGQAGKDPAASNGASAIVESTPEDGEDPGAACALEDECAGAAAAPVARVSGVELDSLISQVKDLLPDLGEGFILACLEEYGYDTEQVINNILEDKLVPYLDKLDRRMQRQLKPDPTPLVSSRYNVFQNDEFDVFSRDAVDVSRIQKGKRREKDTTRSLVNDKRLVTEQRERYSQYSVVVEELPLEPGAAQPYEDYEDEYDDTYDGNQVGANDADSDDELISRRPFTIPQVLRPKGQEEGQETEEEDEEEEEEAEKERTKDHFVQDPAVLRERAEARRQAFLARKGHKHDSSAVVGNAKGHGQNRETVQEQRKKEANKSTRANHNRRAMADRKRSKGMIPS